From one Rosa rugosa chromosome 4, drRosRugo1.1, whole genome shotgun sequence genomic stretch:
- the LOC133742844 gene encoding uncharacterized protein LOC133742844: protein MDLVGGRGRGRGRGRGRGRGRGRGRGRGKAPPVEDEVETPEYELPVPPVINVVDATRLSKLTKEIYSLGAVPFKGGTDYMLADQWIENMKGYFQMVICDELEKRKIASFMLQEDARLWWSGTERMMDVTTLTWDGFVELFRKKYFPVTVRQQLERQFHSLTQGKLSVRDYEAEFNRLYQFVRQLDPESLAMKFQLGLNPSIRRDVAILELKELRLVVAKALTIEQENQILLEEQTVERDFQRKGKAVAESSHTAGKRGNFWKRQRTNQQQAPTRAMVATPARVMPIRQVAPQKCYNCHELGHITRNCLKPKKIVCYTCGQVGHISRDCPQQQERGPRNQQRQQPQGQARVFAIGQRGTGVEAGTTTGQENQEGDRAA, encoded by the exons ATGGACTTGGTTGGAGGAAGAGGTAGGGGTCGAGGTAGGGGtagaggcagaggcagaggtAGAGGCAGAGGTAGAGGTAGGGGCAAGGCCCCtccagttgaggatgaggtggagacaCCAGAGTATGAACTGCCAGTTCCACCAGTGATTAATGTGGTGGACGCCACTCGTCTGTCGAAATTGACAAAGGAAATTTATAGTCTGGGAGCAGTTCCATTTAAGGGTGGCACAGACTATATGTTGGCAGACCAGTGGATCGAAAATATGAAAGGTTACTTCCAGATGGTGATTTGTGATGAActggagaagaggaagatagcATCGTTTATGCTTCAGGAGGATGCACGGTTGTGGTGGAGTGGCACTGAGAGGATGATGGACGTGACCACTCTAACCTGGGATGGCTTCGTGGAGCTCTTCAGGAAGAAATACTTCCCAGTTACCGTGAGACAGCAGTTGGAGAGACAATTCCATTCACTAACTCAGGGGAAGTTGAGTGTGAGGGATTATGAGGCGGAGTTCAACAGGTTGTATCAGTTTGTGAGACAGTTAGATCCTGAGAGTTTGGCCATGAAGTTTCAGTTAGGGCTGAACCCATCGATTCGACGTGATGTAGCCATTTTGGAACTAAAGGAACTAAGACTCGTTGTGGCTAAGGCATTAACCATCGAGCAGGAAAACCAGATCCTCTTGGAAGAGCAGACAGTTGAGAGAGATTTTCAGAGGAAGGGAAAAGCAGTAGCTGAGAGCAGCCATACAGCAGGCAAACGAGGTAACTTCTGGAAGAGACAAAGGACTAACCAGCAGCAGGCACCAACTAGGGCCATGGTTGCTACACCTGCTAGGGTGATGCCTATTAGACAGGTGGCACCTCAGAAATGTTACAACTGCCATGAGTTAGGGCACATTACACGGAACTGCTTGAAACCGAAGAAAATAGTGTGCTATACGTGTGGCCAGGTAGGACATATTTCTCGGGATTGTCCACAGCAACAAGAGAGGGGCCCAAGGAACCAGCAGAGACAACAGCCTCAAGGTCAGGCTAGAGTCTTCGCCATTGGACAGAGAGGCACAGGGgtggaag cgggtactactacaggtcaggagaatcaggaaggtgatcgagctgcgtag
- the LOC133744302 gene encoding NAC domain-containing protein 6-like has product MQQGFAVEESRGNQLPGERFCPMEDELVLFYLKPMLSGEKVPGRNRVVFDCDLYGHQEPWEIWEAYKTRRPNDLRLNKDIYFFTQHKTMSSTDTRIRRTVGNGTWKGDDSGKPVKSLETGRVVGLKKRLTYKNQASEHNGCWILYEFYLDRSLRDNKQKVKDYVLCLLRKNGEPKTKIKKKRKQREEEEVLENNYACDCDDGENTNKEQEELLEPQAKRQQPSEENVPPVSHNIGSERQQPIDQNGSVISEVQVSSEDEAFSFAFDDFIIPMDHAYINSDEFSNYNFGDEFMSGGDDIDTADILPLSSSFPQLLGD; this is encoded by the coding sequence ATGCAGCAAGGGTTTGCAGTGGAGGAGAGCAGAGGCAATCAACTTCCTGGAGAGAGGTTCTGCCCCATGGAGGACGAACTAGTTCTCTTCTACCTTAAGCCCATGTTGAGCGGAGAGAAGGTGCCCGGTAGAAACCGCGTGGTGTTCGACTGCGACCTCTACGGTCACCAAGAACCTTGGGAGATATGGGAGGCCTACAAGACCAGAAGACCAAACGACTTGAGGCTCAACAAGGACATCTACTTCTTCACCCAACACAAGACGATGAGTTCCACAGACACACGCATACGCCGGACCGTTGGCAATGGCACCTGGAAGGGCGACGACTCCGGCAAGCCAGTAAAATCTTTGGAGACTGGTCGTGTGGTTGGCTTGAAGAAAAGACTTACTTACAAGAACCAAGCATCGGAGCACAACGGTTGTTGGATCTTGTATGAGTTCTACCTTGATCGATCACTCAGAGACAATAAACAAAAGGTGAAAGACTATGTTCTCTGTCTGCTAAGAAAAAATGGTGAACCCAAAACCAAGatcaaaaagaagagaaagcaacgtGAAGAGGAAGAGGTTCTTGAAAACAATTATGCCTGTGACTGTGATGATGGAGAGAACACAAACAAGGAGCAAGAAGAGTTGCTTGAGCCTCAAGCGAAGCGACAACAACCTTCCGAAGAAAATGTACCCCCTGTATCTCACAATATTGGTTCAGAACGGCAACAACCTATAGATCAAAATGGGTCGGTTATTAGTGAGGTACAAGTCAGCAGCGAAGATGAAGCATTTAGTTTTGCCTTTGATGATTTCATTATCCCTATGGATCATGCGTACATCAACTCTGATGAATTCAGCAACTACAACTTTGGAGACGAGTTCATGTCGGGAGGGGATGACATCGATACAGCAGATATACTACCACTCTCATCATCATTCCCACAGCTGCTTGGAGATTAG
- the LOC133707473 gene encoding uncharacterized protein LOC133707473 isoform X3 — MVIIEDGDTSGEVHHYMTNWKFLLDLHRTWHFQLQGLYKMVVLLPTTTCTMAERILAELLAAPSLQLAMTMVHL; from the exons ATGGTGATCATCGAAGATGGTG ATACATCAGGAGAAGTCCATCACTATATGACAAATTGGAAG TTCCTACTAGACCTGCACAGGACTTGGCATTTTCAGTTGCAAGGTTTATACAAAATGGTGGTTCTTTTGCCAACTACTACATG TACCATGGCGGAACGAATTTTGGCCGAACTGCTGGCGGCCCCTTCATTGCAACTAGCTATGACTATGGTGCACCTCTAG
- the LOC133707473 gene encoding uncharacterized protein LOC133707473 isoform X1: MVVRLNDRSRYRSCRPCAFASFSIDVLDNNTSGEVHHYMTNWKFLLDLHRTWHFQLQGLYKMVVLLPTTTCTMAERILAELLAAPSLQLAMTMVHL; encoded by the exons ATGGTGGTAAGATTGAATGATCGATCCCGATATCGATCTTGTAGACCGTGTGCTTTTGCTTCGTTTTCAATTGATGTTCTAGATAATA ATACATCAGGAGAAGTCCATCACTATATGACAAATTGGAAG TTCCTACTAGACCTGCACAGGACTTGGCATTTTCAGTTGCAAGGTTTATACAAAATGGTGGTTCTTTTGCCAACTACTACATG TACCATGGCGGAACGAATTTTGGCCGAACTGCTGGCGGCCCCTTCATTGCAACTAGCTATGACTATGGTGCACCTCTAG
- the LOC133707473 gene encoding beta-galactosidase-like isoform X2, with protein MLTSFQNLMSASIIDRYIRRSPSLYDKLEVPTRPAQDLAFSVARFIQNGGSFANYYMYHGGTNFGRTAGGPFIATSYDYGAPLGEYRMQIGD; from the exons ATGCTTACTTCATTTCAAAACCTCATGAGTGCCTCCATTATTGACAGATACATCAGGAGAAGTCCATCACTATATGACAAATTGGAAG TTCCTACTAGACCTGCACAGGACTTGGCATTTTCAGTTGCAAGGTTTATACAAAATGGTGGTTCTTTTGCCAACTACTACATG TACCATGGCGGAACGAATTTTGGCCGAACTGCTGGCGGCCCCTTCATTGCAACTAGCTATGACTATGGTGCACCTCTAGGTGAATATCGTATGCAAATAGGGGATTAG